The Parashewanella spongiae genome has a window encoding:
- a CDS encoding LexA family protein — translation MSIPASEKVPFTEKQGQYLAFIKMYIKVNKIPPAHTDFQEYFDVTPPTVNQMIKTLENKGLIRKKPKTPRNISVLAPDELIPALK, via the coding sequence ATGTCGATCCCAGCGTCAGAGAAAGTACCATTTACAGAGAAACAAGGTCAGTATTTAGCGTTCATAAAAATGTACATAAAGGTAAATAAAATCCCGCCTGCACACACGGATTTTCAAGAGTATTTTGACGTTACCCCACCGACCGTTAATCAAATGATAAAGACACTGGAAAATAAAGGGTTAATTAGAAAGAAACCTAAAACGCCACGCAATATTTCAGTGCTTGCTCCAGATGAATTAATACCAGCTTTAAAGTGA